One genomic window of Marinobacter adhaerens HP15 includes the following:
- the trxA gene encoding thioredoxin TrxA, with protein sequence MSGNIVNVTDASFEQDVLQSDVPVLVDYWAEWCGPCKMIAPVLEEIADEYDGKLKVCKLNIDENEQTPPKFNIRGIPTLMLFKNGNVDATKVGALSKSQLAAFLDSNL encoded by the coding sequence ATGAGCGGAAATATCGTAAATGTAACCGACGCTTCTTTTGAGCAGGATGTACTGCAGTCCGACGTCCCCGTTCTGGTGGACTACTGGGCAGAGTGGTGCGGCCCCTGCAAGATGATTGCCCCGGTGCTTGAAGAGATTGCCGACGAATACGACGGCAAACTGAAAGTCTGCAAGCTCAACATTGACGAGAACGAGCAGACCCCGCCGAAGTTCAACATCCGCGGTATCCCCACCCTGATGCTGTTCAAGAACGGCAACGTGGACGCCACGAAAGTCGGCGCACTCTCCAAATCCCAGCTGGCAGCCTTCCTGGACAGCAATCTCTGA
- the ppx gene encoding exopolyphosphatase: protein MTAASTAENAAASSEVLAAIDMGSNSFHMVVARLVHGEIRTLEKMGEKVQLGAGLDQYNRLTEDAQERALACLGRFAQRLKGMPPEAVQIVGTNALRVARNAHQFMARAEEALGYPVEIIAGREEARLIYLGVSHTLSDDIGRRLVIDIGGGSTEFIIGQRFEPQELESLHMGCVSFRNRYFPDGKITRRQMDKAVTHAEQELLNIRQHYRSVGWQSAVGSSGSIKAIASVLATLKITDGTITLAAMQELRKRLVDMGKTEKLGDLGVRSDRQSIFPAGFAILMGAFQSLGIKDMAFADGALREGLLYDIVGRIQHEDVRERTISALQERYHVDQEHGAAVEETAVAAWRQVADAWALNTPADEEVLRWACRLHEIGLTISHSQYHKHGAYLLRYSDLPGFTQQFQRDLATLVRGHRRKFASAIFEGLDPEDIARLRYLCVLVRLAVLIQHPRNMEPPPAFTLTAHKDKLVLEFPSGWLDDRPLTLADLENERDYLAKQDFVLELNGG, encoded by the coding sequence GTGACGGCCGCATCCACCGCCGAAAACGCTGCCGCCTCATCCGAGGTACTCGCAGCCATCGACATGGGCTCGAACAGCTTCCACATGGTGGTTGCCCGACTAGTGCATGGGGAAATCCGGACCCTCGAGAAGATGGGAGAAAAGGTTCAGCTCGGCGCCGGGCTGGACCAATACAACCGGCTCACTGAAGACGCCCAGGAGCGGGCCCTCGCCTGCCTGGGACGCTTCGCTCAACGGCTCAAGGGCATGCCGCCAGAGGCGGTGCAGATTGTCGGCACCAACGCGCTTCGCGTGGCCCGCAATGCCCATCAGTTCATGGCCCGGGCCGAAGAAGCGCTGGGCTATCCGGTAGAGATTATTGCCGGCCGCGAGGAAGCACGCCTGATCTATCTGGGGGTTTCCCATACCCTCTCCGACGATATCGGGCGTCGACTGGTTATTGATATTGGCGGTGGCAGCACCGAATTCATCATCGGCCAGCGGTTTGAACCCCAGGAGCTTGAAAGCCTCCACATGGGCTGCGTGTCGTTCCGCAACCGGTATTTCCCGGACGGCAAGATAACCAGGCGGCAGATGGACAAGGCAGTGACCCACGCAGAACAGGAACTGCTCAACATCCGCCAGCATTACCGCTCCGTGGGATGGCAAAGTGCGGTGGGCTCATCCGGCTCGATCAAAGCCATCGCCAGCGTATTGGCAACCCTGAAGATCACCGACGGCACCATTACCCTCGCCGCCATGCAGGAGCTTCGCAAGCGGCTGGTGGACATGGGTAAAACAGAAAAACTGGGAGATCTGGGCGTACGTTCGGACCGCCAGAGCATCTTCCCGGCCGGATTTGCCATCCTGATGGGGGCATTCCAGTCCCTTGGTATCAAGGACATGGCGTTCGCCGATGGTGCTCTGCGGGAAGGTCTGCTTTACGACATCGTCGGACGAATCCAGCACGAGGATGTCCGCGAGCGAACCATTTCTGCACTTCAGGAACGTTACCACGTTGACCAGGAACATGGCGCTGCCGTTGAGGAGACTGCCGTGGCAGCATGGCGTCAGGTTGCCGACGCCTGGGCCCTGAACACCCCGGCAGATGAAGAAGTACTGCGCTGGGCCTGCCGACTGCATGAGATCGGCCTGACCATTTCCCATAGCCAGTACCATAAACACGGCGCCTACCTGTTGCGCTACTCGGATCTGCCCGGCTTCACCCAGCAGTTCCAGCGCGACCTGGCCACCCTGGTGCGCGGCCACCGGAGAAAATTCGCCTCGGCAATCTTCGAGGGCCTGGACCCGGAAGACATTGCCAGGCTGCGTTACCTCTGCGTGCTGGTGCGCCTGGCGGTTCTGATTCAACACCCACGCAACATGGAGCCGCCTCCGGCCTTCACCCTGACGGCACACAAGGACAAGCTGGTGCTGGAGTTTCCGTCAGGTTGGCTGGATGACAGGCCACTGACCCTGGCTGACCTGGAAAACGAACGGGACTATCTCGCCAAACAGGACTTTGTTCTGGAACTGAACGGCGGCTGA
- a CDS encoding molybdenum cofactor biosynthesis protein MoaE, translating into MISVQSDDFDVAAEYAALRDSGAGTGAIATFTGLVRDSGDLQGVTGLYLEHYPGMTEQVIQGLIDDASKRWDVRKARVIHRVGRLALCDQIVFVGVCSAHRGDAFAACEFIMDALKTSAPFWKKEITSDGEHWVEQKESDRARSEDWK; encoded by the coding sequence ATGATTTCGGTCCAGTCTGACGATTTTGATGTGGCCGCTGAGTACGCGGCGCTGCGTGACAGTGGCGCCGGCACCGGCGCCATTGCAACGTTTACCGGCCTGGTGCGGGACAGCGGTGACTTGCAGGGCGTTACCGGGCTTTACCTGGAACACTACCCCGGAATGACCGAACAGGTGATCCAGGGGCTCATTGATGACGCCTCGAAGCGCTGGGATGTGCGCAAGGCCCGGGTGATTCACCGGGTGGGCAGGCTGGCGCTGTGCGACCAGATTGTCTTCGTCGGGGTGTGCAGCGCCCACCGTGGGGACGCGTTCGCGGCCTGCGAGTTCATCATGGACGCCTTGAAGACATCCGCTCCGTTCTGGAAAAAGGAAATCACCTCAGACGGGGAGCACTGGGTGGAACAGAAAGAATCCGATCGGGCGCGCTCCGAGGACTGGAAGTAA
- a CDS encoding ATP-binding cassette domain-containing protein, protein MLTITDLSLQRGGVWLLESVSLTVQPGQRVAIVGANGAGKSSLFQLLLGQLAPEQGAVSLPGGCRIAHMAQEVEATERSARDFVLDGDLDLRRLEGELARAEAAGDDHAIARIHGELDVHEAWSAGRRAEALLRGLGFSDEDANRPVSAFSGGWRIRLNLAQALMRPSDLLLLDEPTNHLDLDACLWLENWLRRYPGTLLFISHDRDFMDRVATHVVHFDRRNLELYTGNYSAFEGQRSERLAQQQAGFERQQARIAEIQRFIDRFKAKATKARQAQSRVKALERMERIAPAHIDSPFSFEFPVAEKVSNPLLSIRNGKAGHGSTAILNGINLTLLPGSRVGLLGPNGAGKSTLMDALRGEGTLMSGDRTCGEHLAIGYFAQHQLESLDLDASPFLHLQRLSPKASEQSIRNFLGGFDFHGDEALSAIRSFSGGEKARVALAVIAWQRPNLLLLDEPTNHLDLEMRQALTMALQNFDGAIVVVSHDRHLLRNTVDEFWLVNDGRVTEYQGDLEDYERWLADRRKDETEAPRRVPVGQEGAPEAAEAVGESAEDRKARKRAEAALRQKLSPYRKKQSALEKEMDQLQQKLSALEEQLSDPDLYDDSGKTRLKELLAEQATATARLEEVEAQWLEVSEEVESLEAELAG, encoded by the coding sequence ATGTTAACGATAACCGATCTCAGTTTACAACGGGGCGGCGTCTGGTTGCTAGAATCCGTCAGCCTGACGGTGCAACCCGGCCAGCGTGTCGCGATCGTCGGTGCCAATGGTGCCGGCAAATCCAGTCTTTTCCAGCTCTTGCTGGGCCAGTTGGCACCAGAGCAGGGCGCGGTCTCTCTGCCGGGTGGTTGCCGAATTGCCCACATGGCGCAGGAGGTCGAAGCCACCGAGCGCAGCGCGAGGGATTTTGTTCTTGATGGCGACCTGGATTTGCGCCGCCTGGAAGGTGAGCTTGCCAGGGCCGAGGCCGCAGGTGACGATCATGCCATTGCCCGCATACACGGCGAGCTGGATGTGCACGAGGCGTGGTCTGCCGGCCGCAGGGCCGAGGCCTTGCTGCGCGGGCTGGGATTCTCGGACGAGGACGCGAACCGGCCGGTATCGGCGTTTTCCGGTGGTTGGCGAATCCGCCTGAACCTGGCCCAGGCCCTGATGCGACCGTCCGATCTGCTGCTTCTGGACGAGCCCACCAACCACCTGGATCTGGATGCCTGTCTGTGGCTTGAGAATTGGCTGCGGCGCTATCCCGGGACCCTGCTGTTTATCTCCCACGACCGCGATTTCATGGATCGGGTCGCTACCCATGTCGTGCATTTCGATCGCCGTAACCTGGAACTGTATACGGGTAATTACTCAGCCTTTGAGGGCCAGCGCAGTGAGCGTCTGGCCCAGCAGCAGGCCGGTTTTGAACGCCAGCAGGCCAGGATCGCCGAAATCCAGCGGTTCATCGATCGGTTCAAGGCCAAGGCCACGAAGGCCCGTCAGGCCCAGAGCCGCGTCAAGGCTCTGGAGCGGATGGAGCGCATTGCCCCGGCCCATATTGATTCGCCGTTCAGCTTCGAGTTTCCGGTGGCCGAGAAGGTTTCCAATCCGCTGTTGTCGATACGCAATGGCAAGGCCGGGCACGGCAGTACTGCAATCCTGAACGGCATTAACCTGACCCTGTTGCCGGGCAGCAGGGTCGGGCTGCTGGGTCCCAATGGTGCGGGCAAGTCCACCCTGATGGATGCACTCCGGGGTGAGGGCACGTTGATGTCTGGTGATCGTACCTGTGGCGAGCATCTGGCCATCGGCTACTTTGCCCAGCATCAGCTGGAATCCCTGGATCTGGATGCCAGCCCTTTCCTGCATCTTCAGCGGCTTTCCCCGAAGGCGTCAGAGCAGAGTATACGGAATTTCCTTGGTGGCTTTGATTTTCATGGCGATGAAGCCCTGAGTGCCATCCGGTCGTTTTCCGGTGGCGAAAAGGCCCGCGTGGCGCTGGCCGTGATCGCATGGCAGAGACCTAATCTGCTCCTGCTGGACGAGCCCACGAACCACCTGGATCTGGAAATGCGCCAGGCTCTGACCATGGCGCTGCAGAACTTTGACGGCGCTATCGTGGTGGTTTCTCACGACCGGCACTTGCTCAGGAACACCGTGGACGAGTTCTGGCTGGTCAATGATGGTCGGGTAACGGAGTACCAGGGCGATCTGGAAGACTACGAGCGTTGGCTGGCGGACCGCCGGAAAGACGAAACCGAGGCACCTAGAAGAGTGCCGGTCGGCCAGGAGGGGGCGCCCGAGGCCGCTGAGGCGGTGGGCGAGAGTGCCGAAGATCGGAAGGCGCGCAAGCGGGCAGAGGCGGCTCTTCGCCAGAAACTCAGCCCCTACCGTAAAAAACAGAGTGCGCTGGAAAAGGAAATGGACCAGCTTCAGCAGAAGCTGTCAGCTCTGGAAGAGCAGCTATCCGACCCTGACCTCTACGACGACAGCGGCAAGACCCGTCTGAAAGAGTTGTTGGCGGAGCAGGCCACCGCAACCGCCCGCCTGGAAGAGGTGGAGGCGCAGTGGCTTGAAGTTAGCGAAGAGGTGGAGTCCCTGGAGGCCGAGTTGGCTGGCTGA
- a CDS encoding TIGR02444 family protein — MSVRSATTPDFSTPPLELPADLEPDNPLWRFALAFWKRPDVQNSCLALQNQGWSVTRILGAAWLALSGRVFAGVEDATVTEWRDRVTVALRSARKSLPGSADNCQKLRTGIAGLELEAEQIELALSWRTLMTINPEHADMQGRDALIINNLFAAAPTLPVEDDARPLLNTLADTLAHFPNGDHQP, encoded by the coding sequence ATGTCGGTCCGCTCGGCGACCACCCCGGATTTTTCGACACCGCCGCTGGAACTTCCGGCAGATCTGGAACCGGACAACCCGCTCTGGCGTTTTGCCCTGGCGTTCTGGAAACGTCCGGATGTCCAGAACAGCTGCCTGGCGCTTCAGAATCAGGGCTGGAGCGTAACGCGGATTCTCGGTGCGGCCTGGCTTGCACTCTCTGGCAGGGTCTTCGCCGGGGTCGAGGACGCTACGGTAACAGAGTGGCGCGACCGTGTAACCGTTGCCCTCCGGAGCGCGCGGAAATCGCTGCCCGGCAGCGCCGACAACTGTCAGAAGCTTCGCACCGGCATCGCCGGCCTGGAGCTTGAAGCCGAACAGATTGAACTGGCCCTGAGCTGGCGAACGCTAATGACCATTAACCCGGAACACGCAGACATGCAGGGACGCGACGCACTGATCATCAACAATCTGTTTGCGGCAGCACCGACCTTACCCGTTGAGGACGATGCAAGGCCCTTGCTGAATACACTGGCCGATACTCTGGCCCACTTTCCCAACGGAGACCATCAGCCATGA